In a single window of the Montipora capricornis isolate CH-2021 chromosome 11, ASM3666992v2, whole genome shotgun sequence genome:
- the LOC138023251 gene encoding integrase/recombinase xerD homolog, which yields MDPCLQGLASRLQKSVLSARAPSTTGTYHRAFKRWKDFAVSNFKGNYLPANPIHVALYLQHVLESTKSCSSVDSAFYAIKWAHEIAGMASPTDKQVVSRVLEAAKRILGAGRPNRKEPLSTDVLKDIVEGADLSNILHLRNVCLYVLAYAGFFRSEEVLNIRMNHIHFHEGCMIIKVEKSKTDQLRQGDQVVIAQSGGSVCPLFLLKTYLRKLDIDRHSNKFIFRPLVKTKSSYKLTQKNKPISYTTFRNQLAKSLQNVVPDPSVYGTHSFRSGGASRAANSGVNDRLFQKHGRWKSVAAKNGYIKDDISSRLSVFGALVRFLCSSSPILFLLGCSITYRYCYWCSVLTAKINLMVFPHVVYCVVELK from the coding sequence ATGGATCCATGTCTGCAGGGCTTGGCCTCTAGGCTTCAGAAGTCTGTCTTGTCAGCGAGGGCGCCATCTACTACTGGCACTTATCATCGAGCGTTCAAGAGATGGAAAGACTTTGCTGTCAGCAATTTCAAGGGCAATTATCTCCCTGCTAATCCTATTCACGTAGCACTTTATTTACAGCATGTGTTAGAATCTACCAAATCCTGTAGTTCTGTTGATAGCGCTTTTTATGCCATTAAGTGGGCCCACGAGATAGCGGGTATGGCCTCTCCTACCGATAAGCAAGTAGTTTCTAGAGTTCTGGAAGCCGCCAAGAGAATTTTAGGCGCTGGGAGACCCAATAGGAAGGAGCCCCTTTCCACTGATGTCTTAAAGGACATTGTGGAAGGTGCGGACTTGTCAAACATTCTGCACCTTAGAAATGTATGTCTATATGTGTTAGCTTATGCGGGGTTTTTTAGATCCGAGGAGGTTCTTAATATCAGAATGAATCACATTCATTTCCACGAAGGGTGCATGATTATCAAAGTAGAAAAAAGTAAGACCGACCAGCTTCGACAAGGCGATCAGGTTGTTATTGCTCAATCAGGGGGTAGCGTCTGTCCGCTTTTCTTATTGAAAACCTACCTTAGGAAATTAGATATCGACCGCCACTCCAATAAATTTATTTTCCGACCGTTGGTTAAAACTAAGTCTTCCTACAAGTTGACTCAGAAGAATAAGCCTATTTCCTATACAACATTTAGGAATCAGTTAGCGAAAAGCCTACAGAACGTAGTTCCTGATCCCTCTGTTTATGGGACTCATTCCTTTCGGTCAGGTGGAGCCTCTAGGGCCGCCAACAGTGGGGTTAATGATAGGCTTTTCCAGAAACATGGAAGATGGAAGAGTGTTGCAGCTAAGAATGGTTACATCAAGGACGACATTTCTTCACGACTTTCAGTCTTTGGGGCTTTAGTTCGTTTTCTCTGCTCATCAAGCCCTATACTTTTTCTTCTAGGTTGTAGTATAACGTATCGTTATTGCTACTGGTGCTCGGTCTTAActgccaaaataaacctaatggttttTCCTCATGTTGTGTACTGCGTGGTGGAGCTGAAATAG
- the LOC138023252 gene encoding uncharacterized protein — protein sequence MAIFLDDGLEGGVSILKAKINSLVVHADLTRYGFLFNEDKSLWEPVQNITWLGTVFDTVRGFISVTESRISKLKSSIRLIRKVDCKIVKVRDLASVVGQVISLTHCVGRVARVMTRSMYAVVNQKLSWNSEVKLTKEACDELAFWDENVDSLNFHSPWAPLQPPANPAESSKSSTWRERRTVDLALSAFALVLQGKRVAWFTDNTSVVSIVHNGSKVTELQSLALSIFNVCARHGISLEIKWIPRSVNYQADLLSRTIDFDDYTIHDDVFRMLDCKWGPHTVDRFACSYNAKVSHYNSRFYQPGTEAVDAFTQNLDGENNWILPPVSQISRVIAHAGACKAVGTLVIPVWKSSYFWLLLCEDGKHWNAFVRDWVILPKFKNLFIKGKAKNHLFGSKDWSFSVVAPRLNFKQPRRQLFSGFCTADGGSCSECNNC from the exons ATGGCTATTTTTCTTGACGATGGTTTAGAGGGTGGTGTTAGTATCCTCAAGGCTAAAATTAACAGCTTGGTTGTTCACGCTGATTTGACTAGGTATGGCTTTCTATTTAACGAAGACAAATCCCTTTGGGAGCCCGTTCAAAATATTACCTGGCTCGGCACTGTATTTGATACTGTTCGAGGTTTTATCTCGGTTACTGAAAGTCGGATTTCTAAATTAAAGAGTAGTATTAGGCTTATACGCAAGGTTGATTGTAAGATCGTCAAAGTTAGAGATCTTGCCTCTGTGGTAGGCCAAGTCATTTCTCTCACGCACTGTGTAGGAAGAGTGGCTAGGGTTATGACACGTTCTATGTATGCCGTTGTTAATCAAAAACTGTCGTGGAATTCTGAGGTTAAATTAACGAAGGAAGCTTGTGATGAATTAGCATTTTGGGATGAGAACGTCGATTCCCTTAATTTCCATTCCCCTTGGGCACCTTTGCAACCGCCTGCTAA TCCGGCAGAAAGTTCTAAAAGCTCAACTTGGAGGGAACGTAGGACAGTAGACTTGGCGCTATCTGCCTTTGCCCTTGTGCTTCAGGGCAAAAGAGTTGCTTGGTTTACTGACAACACTAGTGTGGTCAGCATTGTTCACAATGGGAGTAAGGTTACAGAACTTCAGTCCCTAGCACTTTCTATATTTAATGTTTGCGCCCGTCACGGTATTTCCCTTGAAATAAAGTGGATTCCTAGAAGTGTTAATTATCAGGCTGATCTTTTGAGTAGAACTATCGATTTTGACGATTACACCATACATGATGATGTGTTCCGCATGCTTGATTGTAAATGGGGACCCCACACAGTGGACAGGTTTGCCTGCAGCTATAACGCCAAGGTTTCGCATTACAATTCCAGATTTTACCAGCCTGGCACGGAAGCTGTCGATGCTTTTACCCAAAACTTAGACGGAGAAAATAACTGGATTCTTCCTCCGGTCTCGCAAATTAGTAGAGTTATTGCTCATGCTGGAGCATGTAAGGCCGTAGGAACTCTTGTCATTCCTGTGTGgaagtcatcatatttttggTTGTTGTTATGTGAAGACGGCAAGCACTGGAATGCCTTTGTGCGCGATTGGGTGATACTTCCCAAGTTTAAGAATCTCTTCATTAAGGGTAAAGCGAAGAATCACCTTTTTGGTTCAAAGGATTGGTCCTTTAGTGTGGTCGCCCCGCGTCTCAATTTTAAGCAGCCACGGAGGCAGCTTTTCTCGGGTTTTTGCACCGCTGATGGTGGCAGTTGTTCAGAATGTAACAATTGTTAG